Proteins encoded together in one Coregonus clupeaformis isolate EN_2021a chromosome 30, ASM2061545v1, whole genome shotgun sequence window:
- the qars1 gene encoding glutamine--tRNA ligase, which produces MADPLTLFTSIGLSEQKAKETLKNYALCSALKDAIAQAQRVLGVAGVDKATGTLLYTMASRLRDPKRLGFLTDHIAQHKICTELQLAAALEFVKSHPQDPINQKEFESLCGVGVVITPEQIEDKVEKVIKKHKDQLLQERYRFNMGLLMGEARGGLMWADGKMIKNEVDMQVLHLLGPKTEADLEKKPKAQKAKAPDGEVKVKEELTMNGELKIEGRSLMDQLRGAALNFHKPGENYKTEGYVVTPKTMDLLKQHLEFTGGQIRTRFPPEPNGILHIGHAKAINFNFGYAKANDGICFLRYDDTNPEKEEEKYFTAIKDMVEWLGYKPYEITHASDNFQRLYDLAEDLIRRGHAYVCHQRGEELKGHNLPPSPWRERPAEESLVLFDRMRRGLFAEGEATLRMKIVMEDGKMDPVAYRIKYTAHHRTGDAWCIYPTYDYTHCLCDSIENITHSLCTKEFQARRSSYFWLCNALDVYCPVQWEYGRLNLTYTVVSKRKIIKLVEEGTVRDWDDPRLFTLTALRRRGFPSEAINNFCAKVGVTVAQATMEPHMLESCVRDVLNDHAPRAMAVLEPLKVTITNLPEGIRNDVRVPDFPANEFMGSHVVPFTRTIFIEQSDFREVMEKGYKRLTLDQPVGLRHAGYVISVQKVIKDAQGRVVELDVHCCSSHEAAEKPKAFIHWVSEPQKCEIRLYERLFLHKNPEDLSEVPGGFLSDINPNSLQVINSALVDISVSKAKVFDKFQFERVGYFALDPDSTADKLVFNRTVTLKEDPGKM; this is translated from the exons ATGGCGGATCCGTTGACACTCTTTACATCTATCGGGCTAAGTGAGCAGAAAGCGAAGGAGACTTTGAAAAATTATGCCTTATGTTCTGCCCTAAAGGATGCTATTGCACAG GCCCAGCGGGTGCTTGGGGTGGCAGGAGTGGACAAAGCAACGGGGACCCTCCTGTACACCATGGCCTCTCGTCTGAGAGACCCCAAACGCCTGGGCTTCCTCACAGATCACATCGCTCAGCATAAGATCTGCACAGAGCTGCAACTGGCAG CTGCTTTGGAGTTTGTGAAGAGCCATCCCCAGGACCCCATCAACCAGAAGGAGTTTGAGTCTTTGTGTGGAGTGGGAGTGGTCATAACGCCAGAGCAGATAGAAGACAAG GTGGAAAAAGTTATCAAGAAGCACAAAGACCAGCTGCTGCAGGAGAGGTACCGTTTTAACATGGGACTGCTCATGG GTGAGGCTCGTGGTGGTCTGATGTGGGCTGATGGGAAGATGATCAAAAACGAGGTGGACATGCAG GTCCTCCATCTCCTGGGCCCAAAGACAGAGGCTGACCTGGAGAAGAAACCCAAG GCTCAGAAGGCTAAGGCTCCAGATGGTGAGGTGAAGGTGAAGGAGGAGCTCACTATGAATG gggAGTTGAAGATTGAGGGCAGATCACTGATGGATCAGCTGAGAGGAGCGGCCCTAAATTTCCACAAACCAG GAGAGAACTATAAAACAGAGGGCTATGTGGTCACTCCTAAAACCATGGACCTGTTGAAGCAGCATCTGGAGTTCACTGGAGGACAG ATTCGCACTCGTTTCCCTCCAGAGCCCAACGGTATTCTTCACATTGGTCACGCCAAAGCCATCAACTTTAATTTTGGCTACGCTAAG gcTAATGATGGGATCTGCTTCTTGAGGTATGATGACACTAACccagagaaggaagaggagaagtACTTCACCGCCATCAAAGACATGGTGGAGTGGCTGG gttATAAGCCTTATGAAATCACTCACGCCTCCGACAACTTCCAAAGACTTTACGACCTGGCAGAGGACCTCATCCGTAG GGGCCATGCCTACGTGTGTCACCAGCGGGGGGAGGAGCTGAAGGGTCACAACCTGCCCCCGTCGCCATGGCGAGAGCGTCCTGCTGAGGAGTCATTGGTGCTGTTTGACAGGATGAGGCGGGGCCTTTTCGCTGAGGGAGAGGCCACACTTAGGATGAAGATAGTGATGGAGGACGGCAAGATGGACCCCGTGGCCTACAGGATCAAATACACAGCCCACCATCGCACTGGGGACGCAtg GTGTATCTACCCCACCTATGACTACACCCactgtctgtgtgactccattgAAAACATCACACACTCACTCTGCACCAAGGAGTTCCAGGCCAG GCGGTCATCGTATTTCTGGCTGTGTAATGCTCTGGATGTGTACTGCCCTGTGCAGTGGGAATATGGCCGTCTGAACCTCACGTACACCGTGGTCTCCAAGAGGAAGATCATCAAACTGGTGGAGGAAGGAACTGTCAG GGACTGGGACGACCCTCGTCTCTTCACTCTGACTGCTCTGAGGAGGAGGGGCTTCCCATCTGAGGCCATCAACAACTTCTGTGCAAAG GTGGGAGTGACTGTTGCCCAGGCAACGATGGAGCCCCACATGTTGGAGTCGTGTGTGAGGGATGTGCTGAATGACCACGCCCCCCGAGCCATGGCCGTCCTGGAGCCCCTCAAAGTCACCATCACCAACCTGCCTGAGGGCATACGg AATGATGTCCGTGTGCCTGACTTCCCAGCCAATGAGTTCATGGGCAGCCATGTTGTGCCATTTACACGCACCATCTTCATCGAGCAGAGCGACTTTAGAGAG GTGATGGAGAAGGGCTACAAGCGTCTGACCCTAGATCAGCCAGTAGGCCTGAGGCATGCTGGCTATGTCATCTCTGTACAGAAGGTCATCAAG gacgCCCAAGGAAGGGTGGTGGAGTTGGACGTGCATTGCTGTAGTTCCCATGAGGCTGCAGAGAAACCTAAGGCCTTCATCCACTGGGTCAGCGAGCCCCAGAAGTGCGAAATCCGTCTCTACGAAAGACT ATTCCTTCACAAAAATCCTGAGGACCTGTCTGAGGTGCCCGGCGGCTTCCTAAGTGACATCAACCCT AACTCCCTGCAAGTGATCAACAGTGCCTTGGTGGACATTTCGGTGAGCAAGGCGAAGGTGTTTGATAAGTTCCAATTTGAGAGAGTGGGATACTTCGCACTGGACCCAGACAGCACAGCAGACAAG CTCGTCTTCAACAGAACGGTCACCCTCAAAGAGGACCCTGGGAAGATGTGA